Proteins found in one Nocardia brasiliensis ATCC 700358 genomic segment:
- the prmC gene encoding peptide chain release factor N(5)-glutamine methyltransferase, whose product MSTTRVALRPAINDAVTALRAAGVHSPQADAEHLAAHVLGVQRSRLLMTPLITPGELAEYRALVARRAERIPLQHLTGTAAMGDIDLAVGPGVFVPRPETELLFAWALAQLAALPHDHAPIVVDLCTGSGALALAIAHARPDAVVHAVELDPAALRWVRRNAEQRGAGGDTPIVVHAADVTDPALLRELDGRVDVVVSNPPYIPEGAQLDPEVADHDPHLALFGGPDGLDVIRGMLPTIARLLRPGGSTAIEHDDANGSDLAALLAAADFADIVEHPDLAGKPRFVVANRP is encoded by the coding sequence ATGTCCACGACCAGAGTGGCGTTGCGCCCCGCCATCAACGATGCCGTCACGGCGTTGCGGGCGGCGGGGGTGCACAGTCCGCAAGCCGACGCGGAACACCTTGCCGCGCATGTGCTCGGCGTGCAGCGCAGCCGATTGCTGATGACGCCGCTCATCACGCCGGGGGAGCTGGCCGAGTACCGCGCGCTGGTCGCGCGCCGCGCGGAGCGAATTCCGTTGCAACACTTGACCGGAACCGCGGCGATGGGCGATATCGACCTGGCGGTGGGGCCCGGTGTCTTCGTGCCGCGGCCCGAGACCGAGTTGCTGTTCGCTTGGGCGCTGGCGCAATTGGCGGCGCTGCCGCACGACCACGCGCCGATCGTCGTCGATCTGTGCACCGGTTCCGGTGCGCTCGCGTTGGCCATCGCGCATGCCCGGCCCGATGCCGTGGTCCATGCCGTCGAACTCGATCCGGCGGCGCTGCGGTGGGTCCGGCGCAACGCCGAGCAGCGCGGTGCCGGCGGGGACACCCCGATCGTCGTGCACGCCGCCGACGTCACGGACCCGGCCCTGCTGCGCGAGCTGGACGGCCGCGTCGACGTCGTGGTGTCCAACCCGCCCTACATCCCCGAGGGCGCGCAGCTCGATCCGGAAGTGGCCGACCACGACCCGCACCTGGCCCTGTTCGGCGGCCCGGACGGCCTGGACGTCATCCGCGGCATGCTGCCCACCATTGCCCGCCTGCTGCGCCCAGGCGGCAGCACAGCTATCGAACACGACGATGCGAACGGTTCCGACCTGGCCGCGCTGCTCGCCGCCGCGGATTTCGCCGACATCGTCGAGCATCCGGACTTAGCGGGCAAACCACGCTTCGTCGTCGCAAATCGCCCCTGA
- a CDS encoding glycosyltransferase family 4 protein, with product MTGSGAVVPLRELLLVLLISAVITFLATGGIRTLAIGFGAVAVPRERDVHVKPIPRMGGVGIYVGVVGAMLFAHQLPALRRGFDYSPNIPAAVLVAATIIVAVGIVDDRWGLDALTKFAGQVTAAGVMAVMGLSWYSIYNPFNNTTVFLDALQGGLVTVAVTVTLVNAMNFVDGLDGLAAGLGLIAAIAVFVFSLGLMNEQGGSVDTYPPALLAAALAGACLGFLPHNFQPARIFMGDSGSMLIGLVLAAVSTSASGRIPLQGFGPRDIVGLLSPLLLVGAVMFIPVLDLVLAIVRRVRAGVSFSTPDKMHLHHRLLQIGHSHRRVVLLIYLWVGILAFGAVGTALMDRRLVILLMAGGLVFALVVTAIPGLRRGEEAEHHPPSG from the coding sequence ATGACCGGTTCCGGTGCGGTGGTCCCCCTGCGGGAGCTGCTGCTCGTCCTGCTCATCTCCGCGGTGATCACCTTCCTCGCCACCGGCGGAATCCGCACGCTCGCCATCGGTTTCGGTGCCGTGGCAGTGCCGCGGGAACGCGACGTGCACGTCAAACCGATCCCGCGGATGGGTGGCGTCGGCATCTACGTCGGGGTGGTCGGCGCGATGCTGTTCGCGCATCAATTGCCCGCGCTGCGAAGGGGTTTCGACTACAGCCCGAACATTCCGGCGGCGGTGCTGGTGGCCGCGACGATCATCGTCGCGGTCGGCATCGTCGACGACCGCTGGGGCCTGGACGCGCTCACCAAGTTCGCCGGGCAGGTGACCGCCGCCGGTGTGATGGCCGTGATGGGGCTGAGCTGGTACAGCATCTACAACCCGTTCAACAACACCACGGTGTTCCTGGACGCGCTGCAGGGCGGCCTGGTCACCGTCGCGGTGACCGTCACCCTGGTGAACGCGATGAACTTCGTCGACGGCCTGGACGGACTGGCGGCCGGGCTCGGCCTGATCGCCGCGATCGCGGTGTTCGTGTTCTCGCTCGGCCTGATGAACGAGCAGGGCGGTTCGGTGGACACCTACCCGCCCGCCCTGCTGGCCGCCGCGCTGGCGGGCGCCTGCCTGGGCTTCCTGCCGCACAATTTCCAGCCCGCCCGGATCTTCATGGGCGACTCGGGCTCGATGTTGATCGGGCTGGTGCTGGCCGCGGTCTCGACCAGCGCGTCCGGGCGCATCCCGCTGCAGGGCTTCGGCCCGCGCGACATCGTCGGCCTGCTGTCGCCGCTGCTGCTGGTCGGCGCGGTGATGTTCATTCCGGTGCTGGATCTGGTGCTGGCCATCGTGCGCCGGGTGCGCGCGGGTGTGAGTTTCTCCACTCCGGACAAGATGCACCTGCATCACCGGCTGCTGCAGATCGGGCATTCGCACCGGCGGGTGGTGTTGCTCATCTATTTGTGGGTCGGCATCCTCGCGTTCGGCGCCGTCGGCACCGCGCTGATGGACCGGCGCCTGGTCATCCTGCTGATGGCGGGCGGGCTGGTCTTCGCCCTCGTGGTGACCGCGATCCCCGGCCTGCGGCGCGGGGAGGAAGCCGAGCACCATCCGCCCTCCGGGTAA
- the rpmE gene encoding 50S ribosomal protein L31, whose translation MKAGIHPTYVDTTVVCGCGNTFQTRSTKESGHITVEVCSQCHPFYTGKQKILDTGGRVARFEARYGKRAGKKADSDAK comes from the coding sequence ATGAAGGCAGGAATCCACCCGACGTATGTCGACACCACGGTCGTCTGTGGTTGCGGCAACACCTTCCAGACTCGCAGCACCAAGGAGTCGGGACACATCACCGTCGAGGTCTGCTCGCAGTGCCATCCGTTCTACACCGGCAAGCAGAAGATCCTCGACACCGGTGGCCGCGTGGCCCGCTTCGAGGCGCGCTACGGCAAGCGGGCCGGCAAGAAGGCCGACTCCGACGCCAAATAG
- a CDS encoding L-threonylcarbamoyladenylate synthase translates to MSTVYDCADPDLRAAGLTAATSALKSGRLVVLPTDTLYGLAADAFDATAVSSLLAAKRRRRDMPVPVLVGSWHTIDGLVFSVRPQARELIRAFWPGGLSLVVQQAPSLAWDLGDTRGTVMLRMPLHPVALDLLREVGPLAVSSANVSGQPPAKTAAEAREQLGDLVGTYLDGGPAAHAVASTIVDLTADQPRVLREGAVSIGDIADVLGMSPEALSSASIR, encoded by the coding sequence GTGAGTACCGTCTACGACTGCGCGGATCCCGACCTGCGCGCCGCCGGACTGACCGCAGCCACCAGCGCGCTGAAATCCGGCCGGCTGGTCGTGCTGCCGACCGACACGCTCTACGGTCTGGCCGCGGACGCCTTCGACGCCACCGCGGTGAGTTCGCTGCTCGCGGCCAAGCGCCGCCGCAGAGACATGCCGGTGCCGGTCCTGGTCGGTTCCTGGCACACCATCGACGGCCTGGTCTTCTCGGTGCGCCCGCAGGCGCGGGAGCTGATCCGGGCGTTCTGGCCCGGCGGCCTGAGTCTCGTTGTGCAGCAAGCGCCTTCCCTTGCCTGGGATCTCGGTGATACCCGCGGCACGGTGATGCTGCGGATGCCGCTGCACCCGGTCGCCCTCGACCTGCTGCGTGAGGTCGGCCCGCTCGCCGTCTCCAGCGCCAATGTGTCCGGGCAGCCGCCCGCCAAGACCGCCGCGGAGGCCCGCGAGCAACTCGGCGATCTCGTCGGCACCTACCTCGACGGTGGGCCCGCCGCGCACGCCGTCGCCTCCACCATCGTCGACCTGACCGCCGATCAACCGCGCGTGCTGCGCGAGGGTGCCGTATCGATCGGCGATATCGCCGACGTCCTCGGCATGTCGCCGGAGGCGCTGTCCAGCGCCTCCATCCGATGA
- the prfA gene encoding peptide chain release factor 1: protein MTQPSAIDDILAEHAGLETQLSDPALHNDPGAARRVGKRFAELAPIMATYTKLKSAREDLAAAQELAADDAAFAAEVPDLERQVGELEQALADLLAPRDPHDGDDVVLEVKSGEGGEESALFASDLARMYVRYAERHGWKVEILDVTVSDLGGYKDATLSIKSRDAARDGVWSRFKFEGGVHRVQRVPVTESQGRIHTSAAGVLIYPEPDEVEEVQIDESDLRVDVYRSSGKGGQGVNTTDSAVRLTHLPTGIVVTCQNERSQLQNKARAMQVLAARLQALAEEQADQEAAAGRASQIRTVDRSERIRTYNFPENRITDHRIGFKAHNLDSVLDGDLDALLDALGKADREARMAAE, encoded by the coding sequence GTGACGCAACCGTCCGCGATCGACGACATTCTGGCCGAGCACGCCGGCTTGGAAACGCAGCTGTCCGATCCGGCGCTGCACAACGATCCGGGCGCCGCGCGCCGGGTCGGCAAGCGGTTCGCCGAGCTCGCGCCGATCATGGCGACCTATACCAAGCTGAAGTCCGCGCGCGAGGATCTGGCCGCCGCGCAGGAACTCGCCGCCGACGACGCGGCGTTCGCCGCCGAGGTCCCGGATCTGGAACGCCAGGTCGGCGAGCTGGAGCAGGCCCTGGCCGATCTGCTCGCGCCGCGTGACCCGCACGACGGCGACGACGTGGTGCTCGAGGTGAAATCCGGTGAGGGCGGCGAGGAATCGGCGCTGTTCGCCTCGGATCTGGCGCGCATGTACGTGCGCTACGCGGAGCGGCACGGCTGGAAGGTCGAGATCCTCGACGTCACCGTGTCCGATCTCGGCGGCTACAAGGACGCGACGCTCTCGATCAAGAGCCGCGATGCCGCGCGCGACGGCGTGTGGTCCCGGTTCAAGTTCGAAGGCGGCGTGCATCGCGTGCAGCGGGTGCCGGTGACCGAGTCGCAGGGCCGGATCCACACCTCCGCCGCGGGCGTGCTCATCTACCCCGAGCCCGACGAGGTGGAGGAGGTGCAGATCGACGAGAGCGACCTGCGCGTCGATGTCTACCGGTCTTCCGGCAAGGGTGGCCAGGGCGTCAACACCACCGACTCCGCGGTCCGGCTCACCCACCTGCCCACCGGCATCGTGGTGACCTGCCAGAACGAGCGGTCGCAGCTGCAGAACAAGGCCCGCGCCATGCAGGTGCTGGCCGCCCGGTTGCAGGCGCTCGCCGAGGAGCAGGCCGATCAGGAGGCGGCGGCGGGCCGGGCCAGTCAGATCCGCACGGTCGACCGTTCCGAGCGCATCCGCACCTACAACTTCCCGGAGAACCGGATCACCGACCATCGCATCGGCTTCAAGGCGCACAACCTGGACTCGGTGCTGGACGGCGACCTGGACGCGCTGCTGGACGCGCTGGGCAAGGCGGACCGCGAGGCCCGAATGGCCGCGGAGTAA
- the atpB gene encoding F0F1 ATP synthase subunit A, whose translation MSDRTAGSTEPTARTRERTLSVTTLAGEFHAPSLTDFFPPALLFEGTPFELDRLMAIRLLMTGVLIVVMMLAFRNPRLIPRGLQNVAETGLVFVKEQICDEVLGKESGRKFFPLIATIFFAVLFLNFSGVIPGLNISSNARIGMPLVLAVIAYVAFNYVGIKKYGFFTYLRSSIVVPNVPPALHVLLIPIEFVSTFILRPFTLTVRLMANMLAGHIMLVLFFSATWFFLFDAVAWMKVFSPFSLLAGFAFTLFELLVIFLQAYVFALLTAVYIGLAQHADSH comes from the coding sequence ATGTCCGATCGAACCGCGGGATCAACCGAACCCACGGCCCGAACACGGGAGAGAACGCTGAGCGTCACCACTTTGGCGGGCGAGTTCCACGCGCCATCGCTAACCGACTTCTTCCCTCCAGCGCTGCTGTTCGAGGGTACGCCGTTCGAACTCGATCGTTTGATGGCGATCCGGCTTCTGATGACCGGTGTCCTGATTGTCGTGATGATGCTCGCTTTTCGCAATCCGCGCCTCATCCCGCGCGGGCTGCAGAACGTCGCGGAAACCGGTCTGGTCTTCGTCAAGGAACAGATTTGCGACGAAGTTTTGGGCAAGGAATCCGGACGTAAGTTCTTCCCGCTCATCGCGACCATCTTCTTCGCGGTCCTGTTCCTGAACTTCTCCGGTGTCATTCCCGGATTGAACATCTCGTCGAACGCGCGAATCGGCATGCCGCTGGTCCTGGCCGTCATCGCGTACGTCGCCTTCAACTACGTCGGCATCAAAAAGTACGGATTCTTTACGTACCTGCGCAGCAGCATCGTGGTACCGAATGTGCCCCCTGCGCTCCACGTACTGCTGATTCCGATCGAGTTCGTCTCGACCTTCATCTTGCGTCCGTTCACGCTGACCGTCCGACTCATGGCGAACATGCTGGCCGGACATATCATGTTGGTGCTGTTCTTCAGTGCTACCTGGTTCTTCTTGTTCGACGCCGTCGCGTGGATGAAAGTGTTCTCGCCCTTCTCGCTCCTCGCGGGATTCGCGTTCACTCTCTTCGAGCTGTTGGTCATCTTCCTGCAGGCCTATGTGTTTGCGCTGCTGACCGCCGTTTACATCGGACTCGCACAACACGCAGATTCACACTGA
- the rho gene encoding transcription termination factor Rho, whose translation MSEQTDVARSGLTGMLLPQLRALAGELGIRGTSGMRKGDLIAAIKENQAGKPAKGEKPEGGQAKSAVSAKAETSGNTEAPAAAPARAEQGTLDVGTTPVKKEAPAAEAAAPAKEKEAPANQAPAENAQPASNESDDSGREGGQRGRGRQRRGRDQARSGGGEAAADARGDEPKQDSEQGERRRERNQSGERSQSGERNQSGERNQSGERNQSGDRNQSGDRNNQNGNGGNANGGRNNDRNNARNDDDEEGGRGRRGRRFRERRRGRDRETGGGGGEARELEIREDDVLQPVAGILDVLDNYAFVRTSGYLAGPNDVYVSMNLVRKNGLRRGDAITGAVRAPRDGEQSNQRQKFDPLVRLDTVNGGEVEAAKRRPEFSKLTPLYPNQRLRLETQPNKLTTRVIDLIMPIGKGQRALIVSPPKAGKTTIMQDIANAIAINNPEVYLMVVLVDERPEEVTDMQRSVKGEVIASTFDRPPSDHTSVAELAIERAKRLVEMGKDVVVLLDSITRLGRAYNNSSPASGRILSGGVDSTALYPPKRFLGAARNIENGGSLTIIATAMVETGSTGDTVIFEEFKGTGNAELKLDRKIAERRVFPAVDVNPSGTRKDELLLSPDEAAVLHKLRRVLSGLDSHQAIDLLIDRLKKSKNNLEFLMQVSKTAPGALDE comes from the coding sequence ATGAGCGAACAAACCGACGTCGCACGATCGGGGCTGACTGGAATGTTGTTGCCGCAGTTGCGCGCGCTCGCGGGGGAGCTCGGTATCCGAGGCACCTCCGGAATGCGCAAAGGTGATTTGATCGCCGCCATCAAGGAAAATCAGGCCGGAAAACCGGCGAAGGGTGAAAAGCCCGAAGGGGGACAGGCCAAGTCCGCGGTTTCCGCCAAGGCCGAAACGTCCGGTAATACCGAAGCTCCCGCCGCCGCGCCCGCCCGGGCCGAACAGGGCACCCTCGATGTCGGCACCACCCCGGTGAAAAAAGAGGCGCCCGCTGCCGAGGCCGCCGCACCGGCGAAGGAAAAGGAAGCTCCCGCGAACCAGGCCCCGGCCGAGAACGCGCAGCCAGCCTCGAACGAGTCCGACGACTCGGGTCGCGAGGGTGGTCAGCGTGGTCGTGGTCGGCAGCGGCGCGGCCGTGACCAGGCGCGATCCGGCGGCGGCGAGGCCGCGGCCGATGCGCGTGGTGACGAGCCGAAGCAGGACTCCGAGCAGGGCGAGCGGCGCCGCGAGCGCAACCAGTCCGGTGAGCGCAGCCAGTCGGGTGAGCGCAACCAGTCGGGTGAGCGCAACCAGTCCGGTGAGCGCAACCAGTCCGGTGACCGCAACCAGTCCGGTGACCGCAACAACCAGAACGGCAACGGCGGCAACGCGAACGGCGGCCGGAACAACGACCGCAACAACGCGCGCAACGACGACGACGAAGAGGGCGGACGCGGCCGGCGGGGCCGGCGGTTCCGTGAGCGTCGCCGTGGGCGCGATCGCGAAACCGGTGGCGGTGGCGGCGAGGCGCGCGAGCTGGAGATCCGCGAAGACGACGTGTTGCAGCCGGTCGCGGGCATCCTCGACGTGCTGGACAACTACGCCTTCGTCCGGACCTCGGGCTACCTGGCCGGGCCGAACGACGTCTACGTCTCGATGAACCTGGTCCGCAAGAACGGCCTGCGCCGCGGTGACGCGATCACCGGTGCGGTGCGCGCACCGCGCGACGGCGAGCAGAGCAACCAGCGGCAGAAGTTCGATCCGCTGGTGCGCCTGGACACGGTCAACGGTGGTGAGGTCGAGGCGGCCAAGCGGCGCCCCGAATTCAGCAAGCTCACCCCGCTGTACCCGAACCAGCGCCTGCGCCTGGAGACCCAGCCGAACAAGCTGACCACCCGCGTCATCGACCTGATCATGCCGATCGGTAAGGGCCAGCGCGCCCTGATCGTCTCGCCGCCGAAGGCCGGTAAGACGACGATCATGCAGGACATCGCGAACGCCATCGCGATCAACAACCCCGAGGTCTACCTCATGGTGGTGCTGGTCGACGAGCGTCCCGAAGAGGTCACCGACATGCAGCGTTCGGTGAAGGGCGAGGTCATCGCCTCGACCTTCGACCGGCCGCCGTCAGACCACACCTCGGTCGCCGAGCTCGCCATCGAGCGCGCCAAGCGACTGGTGGAAATGGGCAAAGACGTTGTGGTGCTGCTCGACTCGATCACTCGACTCGGCCGCGCGTACAACAACTCCTCGCCCGCGTCCGGCCGGATCCTTTCCGGTGGTGTCGATTCCACCGCGCTGTACCCGCCCAAGCGGTTCCTCGGCGCGGCGCGCAACATCGAGAACGGCGGCTCGCTCACCATCATCGCGACCGCGATGGTGGAGACCGGATCCACCGGTGACACGGTCATCTTCGAGGAGTTCAAGGGCACCGGTAACGCGGAGCTCAAGCTGGACCGCAAGATCGCGGAACGGCGCGTGTTCCCCGCGGTGGACGTCAACCCGTCCGGCACTCGTAAGGACGAGCTACTGCTCAGCCCCGACGAGGCGGCGGTGCTGCACAAGCTGCGCCGCGTACTGTCCGGCCTGGACTCGCACCAGGCGATCGATCTGCTGATCGACCGTCTGAAGAAGTCCAAGAACAACCTCGAGTTCCTGATGCAGGTCAGCAAGACCGCGCCGGGCGCACTCGACGAATGA
- a CDS encoding F0F1 ATP synthase subunit B, producing MNEFSVLAAGSGEDVNPLLPETYDIVWSVVCVAIIAVLFYKYVIPRLMKVLDERADKIEGGIKRAEVAQEEAQLTLQQYQQQLADARLEAARIREEARTQGQQILAQMRAEAQAESDRIVAAGQHQLEAQRQHILTELRTELGQTAVDLAEKIIGQSVSDEAKQAASIERFLTELDDESKAGIGVGR from the coding sequence ATGAACGAGTTCTCTGTTCTCGCAGCGGGAAGCGGAGAGGATGTGAATCCTCTTCTCCCCGAGACGTACGACATCGTCTGGTCCGTGGTCTGCGTCGCGATCATCGCGGTGCTCTTCTACAAGTACGTGATCCCACGTCTGATGAAGGTGCTCGACGAGCGCGCCGACAAGATCGAGGGCGGCATCAAGCGCGCCGAGGTCGCGCAGGAAGAGGCCCAGCTCACGCTGCAGCAGTACCAGCAGCAGCTGGCCGACGCCCGGCTGGAGGCGGCACGCATCCGTGAGGAAGCGCGCACCCAGGGCCAGCAGATCCTCGCGCAGATGCGCGCGGAGGCCCAGGCCGAAAGCGACCGCATCGTCGCCGCTGGTCAGCACCAGCTGGAGGCGCAGCGCCAGCACATCCTGACCGAACTGCGCACCGAACTCGGCCAGACCGCCGTAGATTTGGCCGAAAAGATTATCGGACAGTCGGTTTCGGACGAAGCCAAGCAGGCTGCGTCCATCGAGCGGTTCCTGACCGAACTCGATGACGAGTCGAAGGCCGGCATCGGGGTCGGAAGGTAG
- a CDS encoding ATP synthase F0 subunit C, translating to MSLAYLAQEAATTSEKIKGYGAIGYGLAAIGPGIGVGIVVGKAIEGIARQPELQGTIRTNMFLGIAFTEALALIGLVAGFIF from the coding sequence ATGAGCCTCGCGTACCTGGCCCAGGAAGCCGCAACCACCTCTGAGAAGATCAAGGGCTACGGCGCCATCGGCTACGGTCTGGCGGCAATCGGCCCGGGCATCGGCGTCGGCATCGTCGTCGGTAAGGCCATCGAAGGTATCGCCCGTCAGCCGGAGCTGCAGGGCACCATCCGGACCAACATGTTCCTCGGCATCGCGTTCACTGAGGCGCTTGCCCTGATCGGCCTCGTCGCCGGCTTCATCTTCTGA
- a CDS encoding F0F1 ATP synthase subunit delta, whose translation MYAASREACARSREALRAALTGSDSVAATTGSELFAVVAVLDDQRSLRVALADVSVPGSARAELSERVFGGKVSPATQAVLTTAVAQDWSRTTDLVDTLVLLGQEALLESAADTGRLDAVEDELFRLGRIVSDNPELEQALSDRTKPAEAKRALIERLLNGKTETITLTLAEQVVARQKGSVGASAFDELSDLAAARRDQIVAHVRAAIALSAQQRERLAASLHRIYGKPIQVHVQVDPSLLSGLVVHVGDDVIDGSAIGRLERLRRSLA comes from the coding sequence ATGTACGCAGCGAGCCGCGAGGCCTGCGCCCGGTCTCGGGAGGCGCTCAGGGCCGCTCTGACCGGAAGCGACAGTGTCGCGGCCACAACGGGTTCCGAATTGTTCGCCGTTGTCGCCGTGCTGGACGACCAGCGTTCGCTGCGTGTTGCGCTCGCGGACGTGTCGGTGCCGGGTTCGGCGCGGGCCGAGCTCAGCGAACGGGTCTTCGGCGGAAAGGTCAGCCCGGCCACGCAGGCGGTGCTGACCACCGCCGTGGCCCAGGACTGGTCCCGGACCACCGACCTGGTCGACACCCTGGTGTTGCTCGGGCAGGAGGCATTGCTCGAGTCGGCCGCGGACACCGGCCGGCTCGACGCGGTCGAGGACGAACTGTTCCGGCTCGGCCGGATCGTCAGCGACAACCCCGAGCTGGAGCAGGCCCTTTCCGATCGGACGAAGCCGGCCGAGGCCAAGCGGGCACTGATCGAGCGGCTGCTCAACGGCAAGACCGAAACCATCACCCTCACCCTGGCAGAACAGGTGGTGGCCAGGCAGAAGGGCTCGGTCGGCGCCTCGGCTTTCGACGAGCTCTCCGACCTGGCAGCGGCTCGTCGTGACCAGATCGTCGCGCATGTCCGCGCGGCCATCGCACTGTCGGCACAGCAGCGGGAGCGGCTCGCCGCATCGTTGCACCGTATCTACGGCAAGCCGATTCAGGTGCACGTGCAGGTCGACCCGAGTCTGCTGAGCGGGCTGGTCGTACACGTCGGCGACGACGTGATCGACGGCAGCGCCATCGGCCGACTGGAACGGCTGCGTCGGTCCCTGGCCTGA
- the atpA gene encoding F0F1 ATP synthase subunit alpha, with the protein MAELTISSDEIRSAIESYTQSYTPETSIEEVGVVTDTADGIAHVSGLPSAMANELLEFPGGVLGVALNLEDREIGAVILGEYADLEEGQQVRRTGDVLSVPVGDKFLGRVVDPLGQPIDGLGEIEAEEQRVLELQAATVLERQPVEEPLATGITAIDALTAIGRGQRQLVIGDRKTGKTAVCIDAILAQKANWDSGDPAKQVRCIYVAIGQKGSTIAGVKTALEEHGALEYTTIVAAPASDSAGFKWLAPYTGSAIGQHWMYQGKHVLIVFDDLTKQAEAYRAISLLLRRPPGREAYPGDVFYLHSRLLERCAKLSDEMGAGSMTGLPIIETKANDISAFIPTNVISITDGQVFLESDLFNKGVRPAINVGTSVSRVGGAAQTKGMKKVAGSLRLEMAQFRELEAFSAFASDLDAASLAQLERGARWVELLKQDQYSPVAVEDQIVSIYLVDAGYYDSVPVADIRRFNREVLEHLHRAAADAFKTIEGGKVLADEAADQIKAETDKFKQGFLASDGSRVVNEAEAGDLEHEEVETLSVTRKHVEK; encoded by the coding sequence ATGGCGGAGCTGACGATCTCCTCCGACGAGATCCGTAGCGCGATCGAGAGCTACACCCAGAGCTACACCCCGGAAACCTCCATCGAGGAAGTCGGTGTTGTCACCGACACCGCCGACGGCATCGCGCACGTGAGCGGTCTGCCCTCGGCGATGGCCAACGAGCTGCTCGAGTTCCCGGGCGGAGTGCTGGGCGTGGCGCTGAACCTCGAGGACCGCGAGATCGGTGCGGTCATCCTCGGCGAGTACGCCGACCTCGAAGAGGGCCAGCAGGTCCGCCGCACCGGCGACGTGCTCTCGGTGCCCGTCGGTGACAAGTTCCTCGGCCGCGTGGTCGACCCGCTGGGTCAGCCGATCGACGGTCTCGGCGAGATCGAGGCCGAAGAGCAGCGCGTGCTCGAGCTGCAGGCCGCGACCGTGCTGGAGCGCCAGCCCGTCGAGGAGCCGCTGGCGACCGGTATCACCGCCATCGACGCCCTCACCGCGATCGGCCGCGGCCAGCGTCAGCTGGTCATCGGTGACCGCAAGACCGGCAAGACCGCGGTCTGCATCGACGCCATCCTGGCGCAGAAGGCCAACTGGGATTCCGGTGACCCGGCCAAGCAGGTGCGCTGCATCTACGTCGCCATCGGTCAGAAGGGTTCCACCATCGCGGGCGTCAAGACCGCGCTGGAAGAGCACGGTGCGCTGGAGTACACCACCATCGTCGCGGCCCCCGCTTCGGACTCCGCCGGCTTCAAATGGCTTGCGCCGTACACCGGTTCGGCCATCGGCCAGCACTGGATGTACCAGGGCAAGCACGTTCTCATCGTGTTCGACGACCTGACCAAGCAGGCCGAGGCCTACCGCGCCATCTCGCTGCTGCTGCGTCGCCCGCCGGGCCGCGAGGCGTACCCGGGTGACGTCTTCTACCTGCACTCGCGCCTGCTGGAGCGTTGCGCCAAGCTGTCCGACGAGATGGGCGCCGGCTCGATGACCGGTCTGCCGATCATCGAGACCAAGGCCAACGACATCTCGGCGTTCATCCCGACCAACGTCATCTCCATCACCGACGGCCAGGTCTTCCTCGAGTCCGACCTGTTCAACAAGGGTGTCCGCCCGGCGATCAACGTCGGTACCTCGGTCTCCCGTGTCGGTGGCGCCGCGCAGACCAAGGGCATGAAGAAGGTCGCCGGTTCGCTGCGTCTGGAAATGGCCCAGTTCCGTGAGCTGGAGGCATTCTCCGCCTTCGCCTCCGACCTCGATGCCGCCTCGCTCGCTCAGCTCGAGCGTGGCGCCCGCTGGGTCGAGCTGCTCAAGCAGGACCAGTACTCGCCGGTCGCGGTCGAGGACCAGATCGTCTCGATCTACCTGGTCGACGCGGGCTACTACGACTCGGTTCCGGTCGCCGACATCCGTCGCTTCAACCGTGAGGTGCTCGAGCACCTGCACCGGGCCGCGGCCGATGCCTTCAAGACCATCGAAGGCGGCAAGGTGCTCGCGGACGAGGCCGCCGACCAGATCAAGGCCGAGACCGACAAGTTCAAGCAGGGCTTCCTCGCCTCCGACGGCAGCCGCGTCGTGAACGAGGCCGAGGCGGGCGACCTCGAGCACGAAGAGGTCGAGACCCTCTCGGTCACTCGCAAGCACGTCGAGAAGTGA